Proteins from a single region of Diorhabda sublineata isolate icDioSubl1.1 chromosome 2, icDioSubl1.1, whole genome shotgun sequence:
- the LOC130452957 gene encoding uncharacterized protein LOC130452957 isoform X1, which produces MDLERKKKICEYCGKEFSNTSARNKHMLKFHCESSSSQSLLDKKSQGHKHRICPICIKEERFTNYDSLNKHLTNTHKIIIKQSLFNFRNLEEFETWRSQGNREVDYACQRKNKLSNGNESIYYICNRSNYKGYNSTAHKRKTKVTGSIHIYGECPSRFIVKVDANGSVKVTFIETHVGHNDELIRKRLTKIEEETLVAKLKSGITIKKIIRDARKIGNQKLTRVNLITKVDLVNLIRKHNIEKKLHDEDEYTIQDCDNNSSSITEEQEREIQIEELIRKLRSLQGKDFDRFMEYIENFKRGSPTIPNIVKNEKVNISE; this is translated from the exons ATGGATCTAGAGAG gaaaaagaaaatatgtgaatattGTGGCAAAGAATTTTCGAACACCAGTGCTCGAAATAAACACATGTTAAAATTTCATTGTGAATCATCGTCATCCCAGTCTTTATTAGATAAGAAGTCTCAGGGTCACAAACACAGGATATGTCCTATTTGTATTAAGGAGGAGAGGTTTACTAATTATGATTCGCTCAATAAGCATTTAACGAATACACACAAGATAATAATCAAACAATCTCTTTTCAATTTTAGAAACctagaagaatttgaaacatGGAGATCACAAGGAAATAGAGAAGTAGATTATGCATGTCaaaggaaaaacaaattatctAATGGAAATGAGAGTATCTATTATATATGTAATCGAAGTAATTATAAAG GATATAACAGTACTGCTCACAAACGAAAAACAAAAGTTACAGGCAGTATTCATATATATGGGGAATGTCCTTCTCGGTTTATTGTTAAAGTTGATGCAAATG GGTCGGTTAAGGTGACATTTATTGAAACCCATGTGGGACATAATGATGAATTGATACGTAAGAGGCTTACCAAGATTGAAGAAGAAACCCTAGTGGCAAAATTAAAAAGTggaattacaattaaaaaaataattagggATGCCAGAAAAATTGGAAACCAAAAATTGACAAGGGTCAACTTAATCACAAAAGTGGATTTagtaaatttaattagaaaacataatatagaaaaaaaactgcATGATGAGGATGAATATACTATACAGGATTGTGACAATAACTCATCGTCTATCACAGAAGAACAGGAACGAGAA ATTCAAATTGAAGAATTGATTAGAAAACTTAGAAGTTTGCAAGGCAAGGACTTTGATCGTTTTATGgagtatattgaaaattttaaaagggGTTCTCCAACAATACCAAAcatagtaaaaaatgaaaaagtaaacATATCTGAATAA
- the LOC130452957 gene encoding uncharacterized protein LOC130452957 isoform X2 codes for MDLERKKKICEYCGKEFSNTSARNKHMLKFHCESSSSQSLLDKKSQGHKHRICPICIKEERNLEEFETWRSQGNREVDYACQRKNKLSNGNESIYYICNRSNYKGYNSTAHKRKTKVTGSIHIYGECPSRFIVKVDANGSVKVTFIETHVGHNDELIRKRLTKIEEETLVAKLKSGITIKKIIRDARKIGNQKLTRVNLITKVDLVNLIRKHNIEKKLHDEDEYTIQDCDNNSSSITEEQEREIQIEELIRKLRSLQGKDFDRFMEYIENFKRGSPTIPNIVKNEKVNISE; via the exons ATGGATCTAGAGAG gaaaaagaaaatatgtgaatattGTGGCAAAGAATTTTCGAACACCAGTGCTCGAAATAAACACATGTTAAAATTTCATTGTGAATCATCGTCATCCCAGTCTTTATTAGATAAGAAGTCTCAGGGTCACAAACACAGGATATGTCCTATTTGTATTAAGGAGGAGAG AAACctagaagaatttgaaacatGGAGATCACAAGGAAATAGAGAAGTAGATTATGCATGTCaaaggaaaaacaaattatctAATGGAAATGAGAGTATCTATTATATATGTAATCGAAGTAATTATAAAG GATATAACAGTACTGCTCACAAACGAAAAACAAAAGTTACAGGCAGTATTCATATATATGGGGAATGTCCTTCTCGGTTTATTGTTAAAGTTGATGCAAATG GGTCGGTTAAGGTGACATTTATTGAAACCCATGTGGGACATAATGATGAATTGATACGTAAGAGGCTTACCAAGATTGAAGAAGAAACCCTAGTGGCAAAATTAAAAAGTggaattacaattaaaaaaataattagggATGCCAGAAAAATTGGAAACCAAAAATTGACAAGGGTCAACTTAATCACAAAAGTGGATTTagtaaatttaattagaaaacataatatagaaaaaaaactgcATGATGAGGATGAATATACTATACAGGATTGTGACAATAACTCATCGTCTATCACAGAAGAACAGGAACGAGAA ATTCAAATTGAAGAATTGATTAGAAAACTTAGAAGTTTGCAAGGCAAGGACTTTGATCGTTTTATGgagtatattgaaaattttaaaagggGTTCTCCAACAATACCAAAcatagtaaaaaatgaaaaagtaaacATATCTGAATAA